In Nodosilinea sp. FACHB-141, the genomic window CAGCTTTCCTTCGGGAACGAACACTCCACGGTAATCTTGAGGTTGGCATCAGCCGTGCTCTTAGTGACGTAGGGTACCCCAGCTTCTCCAGCTACTTTTACCCCAAATTTGAGCGTTACCTTATCGACGCTAGCCCCGGCCATCTGCCTGAACGCGTTGAGGGTGTAGCTGGTGTAGACGCGAATGGTGCCCTGCATCGCCTGAAAAGAAAAGCGGGTGGGTGTTTCTCTTATCTGGACCACTGGATTGACTGTATGCTCCGGTTTTCTAACTCCCCTATCCGTTATCCGTTGCAAGTTGCCCCAACCTGGCGCGTGGGTTGGGGACCGGAGGCCAAATTGGAGGGGGCCGCTTGGCAGGAAGGGCCGTTGGCGATCGCCGTTGGCTCTGGCCGTCCGGCTGATAGTCAGCTTGCGCTCAGTCCTTCCCGCCGCTACGTAGTGGTGGGGAATATTTGGCTGTCGGATCGGCGATCGCTGCTCCGCGATCTAATCTCAGAAAATCCACTGCAACCGTCCGATGTTCAACTGGTAGCCGCTGCCTGGGAACGGTGGCAAACTGCTGTCCTGCCGAAACTGGTAGGCTCCTTTAGCCTAGCGGTATGGGATCGGGAGCGCGAGGTTTTGTGGCTTGGGCGCGACTCGGCGGGTGCTAGAACGCTGTATTACACCATTCAGGGTTCAACCTACTGGGCAGCGGGAGATCTACGAGCGCTCACCCCCTACCGTTCTTCAAACCTCGATCTTGTCGCCCTACGCGACTACCTGTGCTGCGCCTTCGTACCGGGCTCGCGCACCCTTTGGCAAGACGTGCGCGAGCTGCGCCCCGGTACTCAGCTCTCCTGGCCTGGGACTGACTGCCAAGCCTACTGCATCTGGAGGAACGGCTGGATACTAAGGGTGAGGAACAATCGTTGGAGTGGCATGGGGAGCAGCTGCGATCGCACCTCGATCAAGTCGTACAAGACTCGCTGCCTGAAGCTCCAGTGGGAGTCTTCCTCTCCGGCGGGCTAGACTCCAGCGCCATCACTGCGTTGGCAGCTAAATTTCATGCTCACCCGGTTCACACCTACTCCATTCACTTTGGCGACCCTTACCCCAACGAGCTAGAGTTTTCGGGCCTGGTAGCCCGTCACTGCGGCACCCAACATCCATTCTCGAAATTCCCCTTAGCAAAATGTGGGAGCAGCTGCCTGAGGCCATGGCCTGGCTCGACGATCCCATTGGCGATCCCCTCACAGTACCCAACCTGCTGCTAGGGCTATTGGCGCAACGCCAGGTTGGAGTAGTGCTCAACGGGGAAGGGGGTGATCCCTGCTTTGGTGGCCCCAAAAACCAGCCCATGCTGATCAACCAACTCTACAACTCCGTCAGCCAGCAAGACCCAATTTGGGCGTACCTGCAATCGACCATCTCATGGAGCATAGAGCTTGCCACGCCTTGCGCTTTACAACCAAATAATGCAGTTACATGACGATGCCGCTTAACGAATACTGCTATATGCGCCCATGCTAAGTTTTACGCTAGCTCCCACCCTTGAGGTCGTCATTCTCAGAAGAGATAATTGCGCCATAGTCGCAGTTCGTAAGCTTTAGAAGCTTTACTTTATTTCCTGTATTTTTGATAAGTAAAACAACAGCCGGGAAGGCCCGGCTGTTTGGTCTATACAGCGATGATGTCTTTCTTCGCTTACCAATCGAATGTGAGATACACATCCTTGGGTAACGACTGCCTACTACGGAATGCCCGGTTACGCAAACCATCTCGAGTCAGCCATTCAATGAGAAAGACGAATTCATTGGGCAGCCTGCCGCGAGTGGTTCTAATAAAAGCTCGCTCATCTGTGTTGCAAGCTGCATTACCCACATAAAGATGGTCAGGCTGAAAGATCAATTCCAAGGGTGTAAGTTGGAACACTCAATTCGTCATCAATTTCGTCAGGACTGGTCTTCATTACCTTCAGCGTCCAGCTTGACCAGGTGAATGTGCTTGTAACCCAGTTTGATCTTGAACTCATCTCCAGTCTTGAGGCCCATCTCCTGAGTGTAAGCTCCACCAATCACGATCTGACCGTTCTTATGAACGGTGAGGGTATATGACGCTTCTCGACCTCTTCCGTCTGCGCTCTTCTGCGGTTCAAGCTGAATGCCTTTCGCTACCAACAGAGCATCATAAAACTCAGCCAGGTTCACACGGGTTTGCCCTTCCTTACCAACCGTGTAGTAACCACATTCCTTAGCAAGTTCTCGCTTAGTGAGGCTGTCATTGTCCTTGACCTTGGCCAAAAGTTCCTTGCCTGTCAAGGGTTCCTTACTTTTTACTGCCATAATTCAATCCATCATTGGGGTACACATCGTAATCTCAGATGACTGCTAGAAAATCTCTAGAATCATTCAATGCTCCTTGTCTCCCACTCTACCTAGTGGATAGAGGAAGGGTTTAGAGACAATTTAGCTTAATCTAAATTTTATTATAGTTATCAATATATCAACTGACTCACAATCTTAGAGCCAATATCTAATGAAAAATGTTGTCAACCAGAGTTGTGCTATCCAGCCTATCAACCCATCGTTGTATGGCAAGCGCAACTCACTTTAGAAGATCTAATACTTCGAAGAAGGGGTGTTGCCAGCGCAATCGCTGAGACTAGCAACAGTACAGAGGATGGTTTGCTCCTATGGTCCTATGAATGGTGATTTGACTGAACTGAGTTACTTGTCAAGAATGATGGAAAACGCGAGGGGTGGTAAGGGGTAGGCTGATTTGAATTTGGAAATAAATGTTCCAAGTGTCAATCAGTGACATCAAGAATGTCGTAAAGCCTGACCGACCGGAAGGGACGAGGTGAGGGTTTAGAGAAAAACTTGGCTAAGAGTAAGGACCGCTCGATCGCTACGCCCGTGTCCCTTCAGCAGGAGCGGGTTGGGGGAATAAAGAAGTGCGATCGCAATCTAAGCCCAAAGTGCTGTCGCTCCCCTTTCAAACGCAAAAGAGGGGCGGAGGTCTCAAGAGCATATGGCGCAAAGAGAACGAACAACCTGCCATGGATGCTACAGGCAATAATAATGAAACGCTACTCGCACTGGCTGTAGTAGTAGCCCTGCACCACTAGGGCTAGCTATTCAAGTTTAGAAAGCTGAGATTTATCCATGTGGAACTGGGTCATGATGAAGACCTGAACGCGATGGGAACAGCATCGCGT contains:
- a CDS encoding AbrB family transcriptional regulator, encoding MAVKSKEPLTGKELLAKVKDNDSLTKRELAKECGYYTVGKEGQTRVNLAEFYDALLVAKGIQLEPQKSADGRGREASYTLTVHKNGQIVIGGAYTQEMGLKTGDEFKIKLGYKHIHLVKLDAEGNEDQS
- a CDS encoding CU044_2847 family protein; its protein translation is MVQIRETPTRFSFQAMQGTIRVYTSYTLNAFRQMAGASVDKVTLKFGVKVAGEAGVPYVTKSTADANLKITVECSFPKES
- a CDS encoding asparagine synthase C-terminal domain-containing protein, which translates into the protein MGVFLSGGLDSSAITALAAKFHAHPVHTYSIHFGDPYPNELEFSGLVARHCGTQHPFSKFPLAKCGSSCLRPWPGSTIPLAIPSQYPTCC
- a CDS encoding asparagine synthase-related protein, with amino-acid sequence MWEQLPEAMAWLDDPIGDPLTVPNLLLGLLAQRQVGVVLNGEGGDPCFGGPKNQPMLINQLYNSVSQQDPIWAYLQSTISWSIELATPCALQPNNAVT